A single genomic interval of Chloroflexota bacterium harbors:
- a CDS encoding beta-galactosidase, whose amino-acid sequence MRVGIKERKQIVAVVLAVFGVMLLAMVIPGPVLARVPPEFVPTNGIYIQYDDPSHGLDPGLYPVIGGYRRYSWKDIETSNNSFNWDGIAYWIGQEQTHGKYVGIGFTTYNEHGNVVPAGPGNGTQVPEWLISMYPSVAPINTRRQTDETYRVTNYKDTNYRNYYSRFINAFAQWLADNPSVRARVAWVSMGVGMSGETQPSAQRTSELPDYQFYQINLGLTSAEWVEYVNWCTQTYRDAFLSRGLNIPLFLDIGPTYMGPSERYQFSQYAADRGVGLRHNGLMADHCCPINYRLMHYYGTYSTTVPIAWETYSNYVTCYSEMLFATYMGLSAHADNFALTRDMIQIPAYREPLEFMKRYSGVTIQNTPSVWAALRGNCTGGDPLNYEFWLRQFDSAANGTTVKVCGESEPILDPSTGYKFDLPNGTYTVQLHFAELYYSGTGARYFNIVIEGNIVRSNLDVVAAAGGWRKALVLDFPGIVVTDGQLNIDLIKTSGDDPFVNGIYISGPGYQNRVNCGWQFDYRDPSDNIWHGDQEYRPGAWGHLGGYPWVSGVEIAGTDMDPLYQSCHVRDGTLGVVAEGRWTRRTDQASGNSYMRFDIDNGYMYNRTNFTTATITVTYYDAGTDRWQLLYDSQTDANKAAVPMGSTNPWVQKTNSHQWKKAVFYLEDALFAGRQYSGTDPDYGPFSIDFSIFCNNDGNEYIHFVEVSKAGAPTPTATINGSVTLERGTKTPPDPSFSVPLTVTLHTPGNPTPLYTYNPTTDQSGNFTITDIPPGSYDVRVKNRHTLQNVSRSDCPVTLVAGANAVNMGTLWEGDANDDNRVNSSDFIILRNTYLKQQGDPGYDGRADFNEDQRVNSSDFILLRNHYLQDGPRVVNMGGCPGSLVVQSATTPVSIQSDGTITFLPTETTVIAGQEFVLDISVDTGSQDAVAADVFVDFDPAYLEVTGIEDGSPLQVIVKQYDNEAGSLKIGAVTLGEPANGGFTVARLHLRARAQTAVDGTVISFSRDEPRRTVVKNASDEDILATVESGTVHVNAAPLQYQLYVPIICKWL is encoded by the coding sequence GTCATAGGTGGTTACAGGCGCTATAGTTGGAAAGACATTGAGACATCTAACAACTCCTTCAACTGGGATGGCATAGCATATTGGATCGGTCAAGAGCAGACCCACGGCAAGTATGTGGGCATCGGCTTCACTACTTACAACGAGCATGGCAATGTGGTGCCCGCGGGCCCCGGCAACGGCACCCAAGTTCCTGAGTGGTTGATCTCGATGTACCCTAGCGTTGCGCCTATCAACACGCGGCGGCAAACTGACGAGACATATCGTGTCACCAATTACAAGGACACTAACTATCGCAACTATTACAGCCGCTTCATCAACGCCTTTGCCCAGTGGCTGGCGGATAACCCCAGCGTCCGCGCCCGCGTGGCCTGGGTGTCTATGGGCGTGGGCATGAGCGGCGAAACCCAGCCTAGTGCTCAACGGACCTCGGAATTGCCCGATTATCAGTTCTATCAGATCAACCTGGGCCTGACCTCAGCGGAATGGGTGGAATACGTGAACTGGTGCACCCAGACTTACCGCGACGCTTTCCTCAGTCGCGGCCTCAATATCCCGCTGTTCTTGGACATCGGGCCCACTTATATGGGGCCCTCGGAACGCTACCAGTTCTCGCAATACGCTGCAGATCGCGGGGTGGGCTTGCGACACAACGGCCTTATGGCCGACCACTGCTGCCCCATCAACTACCGGCTGATGCATTATTACGGCACTTACAGCACTACGGTGCCCATCGCTTGGGAAACTTATAGCAACTATGTTACCTGCTATTCTGAAATGTTATTTGCCACGTATATGGGCCTGTCTGCTCACGCCGATAACTTCGCCCTCACCCGGGATATGATCCAGATACCCGCATACCGTGAGCCTCTGGAGTTCATGAAGCGCTATAGCGGGGTCACGATCCAGAATACTCCTAGCGTTTGGGCGGCACTGCGGGGGAACTGCACTGGCGGCGATCCCCTCAACTACGAATTCTGGCTGCGGCAGTTCGACTCGGCAGCCAATGGCACAACTGTCAAAGTCTGTGGTGAGTCAGAGCCGATATTGGATCCCTCCACCGGCTACAAATTTGACTTGCCCAACGGCACCTACACGGTGCAACTGCACTTTGCCGAATTGTATTACAGTGGTACTGGGGCCCGATATTTCAATATTGTGATTGAAGGCAATATAGTCCGGTCGAATCTCGATGTAGTAGCAGCCGCCGGAGGGTGGCGCAAGGCGTTGGTGTTGGATTTCCCCGGCATCGTTGTCACTGATGGCCAGTTGAACATTGATCTCATCAAGACTAGCGGTGACGATCCCTTCGTGAATGGCATCTACATCAGCGGCCCAGGCTATCAAAACCGGGTCAACTGTGGTTGGCAGTTCGACTACCGAGATCCCAGTGACAATATCTGGCATGGCGATCAGGAGTACCGCCCTGGCGCTTGGGGCCACCTGGGTGGCTACCCCTGGGTCTCCGGCGTTGAAATTGCTGGCACCGACATGGATCCGCTCTACCAGTCATGCCACGTGCGTGATGGTACACTGGGTGTGGTGGCCGAAGGACGTTGGACGCGTCGCACCGACCAGGCCAGTGGCAACTCTTATATGCGCTTCGACATTGACAATGGCTATATGTATAACCGCACCAATTTCACTACCGCCACGATCACTGTCACCTATTACGACGCGGGCACCGATCGCTGGCAGTTGCTCTACGATTCGCAGACCGATGCCAACAAGGCGGCCGTTCCAATGGGCAGCACTAACCCCTGGGTCCAGAAGACCAATTCACACCAGTGGAAGAAGGCTGTCTTCTACCTGGAGGATGCCCTTTTCGCGGGACGCCAGTATTCAGGTACTGATCCCGATTATGGTCCGTTTAGCATAGATTTCTCTATTTTCTGCAACAACGATGGTAACGAGTACATCCACTTCGTAGAAGTGTCAAAGGCGGGTGCGCCGACGCCGACTGCGACCATCAACGGGAGTGTGACGCTGGAACGAGGGACCAAGACGCCGCCGGACCCTTCGTTCTCCGTGCCGCTGACCGTTACCCTGCATACACCGGGCAACCCGACACCACTCTACACTTACAATCCCACCACCGACCAAAGCGGGAATTTCACTATCACTGACATTCCGCCGGGGTCCTATGACGTCCGCGTCAAGAACAGGCACACTCTACAGAATGTGTCCCGGTCCGATTGTCCGGTGACCCTTGTTGCTGGGGCCAATGCAGTCAATATGGGGACGTTATGGGAAGGTGATGCCAACGATGACAACCGTGTCAACTCCAGCGACTTCATCATCCTGCGCAACACCTACCTGAAGCAGCAAGGCGATCCGGGCTACGATGGCCGTGCTGACTTCAACGAAGACCAGCGCGTCAACTCGAGCGATTTCATTTTGCTGCGGAACCATTATCTTCAGGATGGCCCGCGGGTGGTGAATATGGGCGGGTGTCCTGGCTCGCTGGTTGTACAAAGCGCTACCACTCCCGTCTCGATCCAAAGCGACGGTACCATCACTTTCCTACCAACAGAGACCACGGTAATCGCCGGGCAGGAGTTCGTTTTGGACATTTCAGTGGATACCGGTTCGCAGGATGCCGTTGCTGCCGATGTCTTTGTGGATTTCGACCCCGCCTATCTGGAAGTAACGGGCATCGAGGATGGTTCTCCCCTGCAAGTCATTGTCAAGCAATATGATAACGAGGCAGGATCGCTCAAGATCGGCGCGGTTACCCTTGGCGAGCCAGCCAATGGTGGTTTTACAGTGGCAAGGCTCCATCTGCGCGCTCGGGCGCAGACTGCTGTGGATGGGACGGTCATTTCCTTCTCCCGTGATGAGCCCCGTCGAACGGTGGTCAAGAACGCGAGCGACGAAGATATCTTGGCCACTGTTGAGAGTGGCACGGTGCACGTGAACGCAGCCCCTTTGCAGTACCAACTATATGTTCCAATTATCTGCAAATGGCTTTAA